The following are encoded in a window of Drosophila simulans strain w501 chromosome 3L, Prin_Dsim_3.1, whole genome shotgun sequence genomic DNA:
- the LOC6738893 gene encoding zygotic gap protein knirps isoform X1, with product MVFNLMNQTCKVCGEPAAGFHFGAFTCEGCKSFFGRSYNNISTISECKNEGKCIIDKKNRTTCKACRLRKCYNVGMSKGGSRYGRRSNWFKIHCLLQEHEQAAAAAGKAPPSAGGVSVGGAPSASSPVGSPHTPGFGDMAAHLHHHHQQQQQQVPRHPHMPLLGYPSYLPDPSAALPFFSMMGSVPHQSPFQLPPHLLFPGYHASAAAAAASAADAAYRQEMYKHRQSVDSVESQNRFSPASQPPVVQPTSSARQSPIDVCLEEDVHSVHSHQSSGSLLHPIAIRATPTTPTSSSPLSFAAKMQSLSPVSVCSIGGETTSVAPVHPPTVSAQDGPMDLSMKTSRSSVHSFNDSGSEDQEVEVAPRRKFYQLEAECLTTSSSSSSHSAAHSPNTTTAHAEVKRQKLGGAEATHFGGFAVAHNAASAMRGIFVCV from the exons ATGGTGTTCAACTTG ATGAACCAGACATGCAAAGTGTGCGGTGAGCCGGCGGCGGGCTTCCATTTTGGCGCCTTCACCTGCGAGGGCTGCAAG TCCTTCTTTGGCCGCTCTTACAACAACATCAGCACCATCAGCGAGTGCAAGAACGAGGGCAAGTGCATCATCGACAAGAAGAACCGCACCACCTGCAAGGCGTGCCGCTTGAGGAAGTGCTACAACGTGGGCATGTCGAAGGGGGGATCCCGCTACGGACGTCGCTCCAACTGGTTCAAGATCCACTGTCTGCTGCAGGAGCACGAACAGGCCGCCGCAGCGGCGGGCAAGGCGCCTCCATCAGCGGGTGGCGTATCGGTGGGTGGTGCCCCGTCGGCCTCCTCCCCGGTGGGCTCGCCACACACACCCGGATTCGGGGACATGGCCGCCCATCTtcaccaccatcatcagcagcagcaacagcaggtgCCGCGTCATCCACATATGCCTCTGCTGGGCTATCCCAGCTATCTGCCCGACCCATCCGCCGCCCTGCCCTTCTTCAGCATGATGGGCAGTGTACCGCACCAGTCGCCCTTCCAGCTGCCCCCGCACCTCCTCTTCCCAGGCTACCATGCCagtgctgccgctgcagcggctTCTGCTGCGGATGCCGCTTACCGCCAGGAGATGTACAAGCACCGCCAGAGCGTGGATTCCGTTGAGTCGCAGAACCGCTTTAGTCCCGCCAGCCAGCCACCAGTGGTGCAGCCCACCTCCTCGGCCCGCCAGTCGCCAATCGATGTCTGCCTGGAGGAGGATGTTCACTCCGTGCACAGCCATCAGTCGTCCGGAAGCCTCCTGCATCCCATTGCTATCCGAGCCACTCCCACCACTCCGACTAGCAGCAGCCCGCTGAGTTTTGCGGCCAAGATGCAGAGCTTGTCGCCCGTTTCGGTTTGCTCCATTGGCGGTGAAACTACCAGCGTTGCGCCTGTGCATCCCCCCACCGTTTCCGCCCAAGATGGACCCATGGATCTGAGCATGAAGACCTCGAGGAGCTCCGTGCACAGCTTCAACGACAGCGGCTCCGAGGATCAAGAAGTGGAGGTGGCTCCGCGCCGGAAGTTCTACCAACTGGAGGCCGAGTGCCtgaccaccagcagcagcagttcctcCCACTCCGCCGCCCACTCACCGaacaccaccaccgcccatgCGGAAGTCAAGCGGCAGAAGCTAGGTGGTGCAGAGGCCACCCACTTCGGTGGCTTTGCGGTGGCCCACAATGCGGCTAGTGCCATGCGGGGAATATTCGTGTGTGTCTAA
- the LOC6738893 gene encoding zygotic gap protein knirps isoform X2, with protein MNQTCKVCGEPAAGFHFGAFTCEGCKSFFGRSYNNISTISECKNEGKCIIDKKNRTTCKACRLRKCYNVGMSKGGSRYGRRSNWFKIHCLLQEHEQAAAAAGKAPPSAGGVSVGGAPSASSPVGSPHTPGFGDMAAHLHHHHQQQQQQVPRHPHMPLLGYPSYLPDPSAALPFFSMMGSVPHQSPFQLPPHLLFPGYHASAAAAAASAADAAYRQEMYKHRQSVDSVESQNRFSPASQPPVVQPTSSARQSPIDVCLEEDVHSVHSHQSSGSLLHPIAIRATPTTPTSSSPLSFAAKMQSLSPVSVCSIGGETTSVAPVHPPTVSAQDGPMDLSMKTSRSSVHSFNDSGSEDQEVEVAPRRKFYQLEAECLTTSSSSSSHSAAHSPNTTTAHAEVKRQKLGGAEATHFGGFAVAHNAASAMRGIFVCV; from the exons ATGAACCAGACATGCAAAGTGTGCGGTGAGCCGGCGGCGGGCTTCCATTTTGGCGCCTTCACCTGCGAGGGCTGCAAG TCCTTCTTTGGCCGCTCTTACAACAACATCAGCACCATCAGCGAGTGCAAGAACGAGGGCAAGTGCATCATCGACAAGAAGAACCGCACCACCTGCAAGGCGTGCCGCTTGAGGAAGTGCTACAACGTGGGCATGTCGAAGGGGGGATCCCGCTACGGACGTCGCTCCAACTGGTTCAAGATCCACTGTCTGCTGCAGGAGCACGAACAGGCCGCCGCAGCGGCGGGCAAGGCGCCTCCATCAGCGGGTGGCGTATCGGTGGGTGGTGCCCCGTCGGCCTCCTCCCCGGTGGGCTCGCCACACACACCCGGATTCGGGGACATGGCCGCCCATCTtcaccaccatcatcagcagcagcaacagcaggtgCCGCGTCATCCACATATGCCTCTGCTGGGCTATCCCAGCTATCTGCCCGACCCATCCGCCGCCCTGCCCTTCTTCAGCATGATGGGCAGTGTACCGCACCAGTCGCCCTTCCAGCTGCCCCCGCACCTCCTCTTCCCAGGCTACCATGCCagtgctgccgctgcagcggctTCTGCTGCGGATGCCGCTTACCGCCAGGAGATGTACAAGCACCGCCAGAGCGTGGATTCCGTTGAGTCGCAGAACCGCTTTAGTCCCGCCAGCCAGCCACCAGTGGTGCAGCCCACCTCCTCGGCCCGCCAGTCGCCAATCGATGTCTGCCTGGAGGAGGATGTTCACTCCGTGCACAGCCATCAGTCGTCCGGAAGCCTCCTGCATCCCATTGCTATCCGAGCCACTCCCACCACTCCGACTAGCAGCAGCCCGCTGAGTTTTGCGGCCAAGATGCAGAGCTTGTCGCCCGTTTCGGTTTGCTCCATTGGCGGTGAAACTACCAGCGTTGCGCCTGTGCATCCCCCCACCGTTTCCGCCCAAGATGGACCCATGGATCTGAGCATGAAGACCTCGAGGAGCTCCGTGCACAGCTTCAACGACAGCGGCTCCGAGGATCAAGAAGTGGAGGTGGCTCCGCGCCGGAAGTTCTACCAACTGGAGGCCGAGTGCCtgaccaccagcagcagcagttcctcCCACTCCGCCGCCCACTCACCGaacaccaccaccgcccatgCGGAAGTCAAGCGGCAGAAGCTAGGTGGTGCAGAGGCCACCCACTTCGGTGGCTTTGCGGTGGCCCACAATGCGGCTAGTGCCATGCGGGGAATATTCGTGTGTGTCTAA